Proteins from a genomic interval of Parcubacteria group bacterium ADurb.Bin159:
- the panD gene encoding Aspartate 1-decarboxylase precursor, whose translation MRWILRSKIHKAIVTGENLNYVGSIGIDKDLIKKVGILAGEKVLVVDNTNGARLETYVIEEAKNSGKIIIYGSACHLIKKGDEIIIMGFELTGKRIKPKIILVDKNNKFVKFL comes from the coding sequence ATGAGGTGGATATTAAGATCTAAAATTCATAAAGCAATAGTGACCGGAGAAAATTTAAATTATGTGGGAAGCATAGGTATAGATAAAGATTTAATAAAAAAAGTAGGTATATTGGCCGGAGAAAAGGTTTTAGTAGTTGATAATACCAACGGCGCGAGATTGGAAACTTATGTGATAGAAGAAGCAAAAAATAGCGGGAAAATAATTATTTATGGTTCGGCTTGCCATTTGATTAAGAAAGGCGATGAAATTATTATTATGGGATTTGAACTTACCGGTAAACGAATCAAGCCGAAGATTATTTTAGTTGATAAAAATAATAAATTTGTAAAGTTTTTATAA